AtccctttgcctttgccctTACTGGATCCTGATGCGACCGCCTTCCCCTTACCCTTGGACGAAGTCGATGCTCCTGACACGGCCCGTTGAACTGGGGCAGGTTTATCATCCTTCTCTTTTTCTCGAACTCCCTCGAAAGTAGCCCTGACATGCTCATAATGAGCCAATTCGCCAGCGCTGACACTAGGAATAAGCTCATCGTTGGCAGCAAGGAAGTCTTGTTCCTGGACCATGACGGCGATGTCCTCTGGGGTAGCGTAATGGTCAAAATAATAGGCTGTTGAAATAGGGTGATGAGTTTCTGGGTCAGCGTTGATAGCGCGGATCTTGTTGTCTACTGCTGTGGCCTGGCGTGTAACAGCCTTGAGCATTGCATCACTGCATAAAGCATAGAAATCGGCACCAGTATATGTGAACGGGAGTTTCTCGGCCACAGATGCAAGGGAAACAGACGGGTGAAGGGTGAATCTGCAAGTAGGTTAGTCATTTTGTTATGGTTAGACACACGGGTGTTTTGCAAACTCACTTTCTGGTAAGTGCTTCTAGAATGGTTTGCTGCTTATCGTTGGTGTCGGAAACACCCAGGTAAAGCATCTTGTCGAAGCGACCAGGACGGAGAAGGGCAGGATCCAAAAGATCAGGTCTGTTGGTGGCACCAACGACGAAAACACCACCGCCTCCATCGTCCCCTCCAGACATACCATCCAGCTCCGCTAGAAGCTGGGAAACGATACGGTCCATAACACCACCACTGTCTCCTTGGTTGCCACGCTTAGGAGCCACGGAATCCAGCTCATCGAAGAAGACGACACAGGGTCGAGCATCGCGAGCACGCTGGAACACACGTCGAACGTTGGCTTCAGACTCACCAATGTACATGTTAAGCAGCTCAGGTCCCTTGACgctgaagaagttgagaCTGTATTCTGTAGCGATTGCTTTGGCCAACAATGTCTTTCCGGTTCCGGGAGGGCCATAAAAGAGAATACCCGATCGCTTTTTCATACCCTTTGCAAAAAGCTCGGGGCGTTCAAGTGGTAGTTGGATAGTCTCGGTAACAGCCTCCTTAACATTGTTCAGACCACCAACATCGTCCCAGGTAACGTTGGGAATCTTGGGCGCGCCGATAGAGTCAGAGAAGTTCTTGCGAGCCGCTTCAACGGCAATCTCAAAATCACTCTTCGTCAGACAGCGGGCGAGAGGCCCACCTGCAACCTGTACATCACGCACAGTTATTATCGTGTTATCGTGCGTATTCTTCGCCGATAGTTGTTCCAGTCGTGATTGCTGAGCGATAGACGCACGCTCAACCACGTCGACCAAGTCGCCAGCCACCAGCGCAGCAGTCTTAAGGGCGATCGAGTTGAGGTCAATAGACGGCTCAAGGCTGACACCCCTGTCGCTTATGATAGTTTTGAGAATCGATTCACGCTCTGCTTCATCGGGGGCAGTCATTTCCAACTCGTGCGTGAACAATGCTCTAACTCCATCAGGTACCTTGTCGACCTCGTTCGTTGTAGCAATCAGAACTCGAGTATCTTCAAGGATTTCTTTGATTGTCGCTTCAATACGATCAGCAGTGAGAGCCTCGATATGCTGTACCAGCAGAGCGCAGCAGTCAGAGCCACAACTCATAGCTCGCTCTGCCCTTGTCCTGAGGAAACCTTCTGTCTTTACATCGCTTCCGCTGCCGCTTCCTTCGCTGAGAATATCGTAAGCGTCTATGGTATAGGTATGTAGACCCATATCAGAACAAGCACCTGACGCTAGAGTGGACTTTCCAATATTTCGATGCGTGGAAGTCAATAAAACCGCAACGGGAGGCATCTTCAGATGGATTGCCCTGGCGCTCGTAGCAGCTGCGATCAGTTCCCTCAGCTGACGCCTGAGAGGTGACACATAGGACAGTTCAGGCTCTTGAATAGGGGCTGGGGTTGTTTCCGATGGCTTCTTGGGTGTTTTCTTCAGGCCGAGGTAATACTGCCATGTGCTTTGCTTGATACCAGGGATTCGGCTTGTTTCAAAGCCCGAGCCATGCATAGCAACAGACGAGCTATCGATGCAGGCAACTGATCCCCAGAAAGCCTCAGCACTTCcgtcctcatcttcatcagacTTTTGGATTTGGATATGTCCAACTTTGAACCACGCAACACTGTCAAACTTGGAAGGCTGTTTTCCAGTCTCCTGGCCACCAACAGTCAGCGCCATCACATCGTCCACTTCAGATCCTCCGGCGCCGGGCATCTCCTGTAGCGTACGGCCGAGCTCAGCGTCAACTGGGACAGCAATGAGATCTCCGCTTCGAACGAGGCGGATTTTCTGCGCGAAGTAACGCTTCAAGCCACCCAGAACGGCGGTTTGGAAAGCACGTTCTGCGGAAATCGGAGTTCGAATGTGATGGATAGTAATATCCCGAGCATACGGCGGTCTGGCTGCGCTAGTGAATCTAGGAATTGTCCCCTTCCCTTGATATGACGCTTTCTTCAAAGGCGCAAGACGGAGGTAAGGCGCATCATCGAGATTGGCTAGGAGAATGGGAGACGCATAGGCAGTAGGGCTGGCAGGCCGCTGGATTTGCGATTCAAAAAATGACAACCTTCTCTCGCCATGTTTAGCACTGGGAATCCTTGTCATGGGACGTTGCGAATAGCCCTCAGGGAGTCCGTAGACTCGAACAGGTCGCCACTTGGCGGGTTCAGGCTCAGCTTGTCCAAAGCTTCCCAGGCCAAAAGCGCCAAACCCATTCGCAGGAGGTTCTTCTGCGGCTTCGATCCTGACCCAATCTCCAGAGAAGCACCCGATGCGACTTAGAGATGTCACATCAACGTAGATGCGCGcttcctcgtcgtcttctACTGATGGCTTTGGGTGTAAAATGTCTGCGGGGATCTGCTCCATCAAACCTTGGGCCTTGAACAGGCGGCCTCGGGGCCTATCTGGTCGAGCAGTAGTCGCAGTGAAATTCGAGAAAACAGAGCCGGGGGTTGTGATTCCGTTCGTCTTTCTACCGCGAAGCGTTCCTACAGTCATTGGCGTTCCAGGCTGTAATGTCGATACACCACTAGCATTGGTTGTTGGTAGCGTAGGCGCTTGTAAAGAGATCATGTCATCCATAGAATCGTCCGACAGCTCATCCTCGTTCTCAAAATCTGACATATCTGGCTCCGTCTCGGTGGCTGATTCCATGTCTTCTGTCATCATTCCTGACTTGTCGCGATCCTCGGCAGCAGAGTAGAATTGATCTGTACTGGtatcgtcctcgtcctcaggCAGGCCATTTAGTTGTTGGCTCGCAGTCATGGAAGCAACACGGCGGATCTGCTTTGTATGGACGCGACCACGCATAAGAATGATTTTGGTCGACTCCGTCAAGACACCTTGAGCAACAGGTTCACACAGCATGATTTTTCCGGGATTAGGAGGCACATGAGTGAGCGGGTGTGGTGGCAGAGGAAGCGGAAACAGATCACCAGCGTGGACAACCTTGAGACTGCTCAGGGCAGCCCTCAGGGAAGCCACAAGCCGGTCATCGGGCGTCGAACCGGCGCCTTTCTCCTTGGAGCTTGCGGGGTGATCTCTGTAGAATGTTCCCTCTCCATTTTCAAGTCTCTTTGTCAATTCGCTCTCCAAGCTCACGAAGACGGTCTCGAGAGGTACAGGCGCAACATCGAGGACCAGAATTTCGATTCCACCACGGCTGTGGCTCGATAGCTTGGATGGCGCAACTTGTTGCAGGGTTACGGCAAAGCTCTGCAGGGAGGCAGAAGATGGTGAGAACCGGACCGTCGACGGCGCAATCGCGGAAGACTCTATAATTGGTACGATCGACCACGGGCTTTCGGTAGGGTTCGCGTTCGGTTGCCATGGAGCGATCGCAATGTGGTGGACATCCTCGGTGGCGCCTTGGTAGAGTTGAGCTGGGGTTTTGTTCTAGTATGGGTTCCCATTGAATGGTTGACTTGACTTACCGCTAGCTAGGTGAGGGAAGAGGTCGCGGAATATGTCTTCGGACACAATGCCGACATCGCTCTTGATATGATCGTCGAGGATGAGTTTGGCAGCAATGGCCGGCTTATCTTGGCGACGTCTGCGATTTCTTCGCTTGACTGTAGTTGAAGCTAGTTGTGAAGACGACGCCATTTCGCGCGCAGTTCAAGGTTGGGGATATGTCGGTAGATGGCGGTAGAGGAAAGAGTACAGGTAGAGGAAGCTCGAATCGCAAGCGCGGGGATCACTGCATCGCTCGTAGCAGCTTTCGAATGAGTTGAATGACAATTACTGAATAAACagacaaagaaacaaaagtctTGGGTATACAATTGTATgtaaacaaaaacaaaaccgTGAGGGGATGAAGCTATCCTGAGGTTAAGAATAAGAAATTGGACGTggctttccttctctttcggCAGCGGCTCAGGGCGACCGAAGAGCCCAGTGGCCTGCCTCGGCTTCTGTGAGTTggggtaggtactaaggtacaaCGACAACACGGGGTCGCTGCCGCCCCGAGGTACGTACCAAGGCCGAGTTGCCCGAACTCCGTACTCGGGGGAGTTGAAGTCGACCAGGGTATTGAAGAAGACTATGATTTTGTTTATTATGATTTGTTAGTAGTTGGGGAATGCTTTATCCAGTGGATCAACAAGTCTGTATGGTTTCAGTACGGATTCTGTTATTATAGGTACGTTACAACCATCAACTATCTTGTTGCCAACGACCATACGCTCTAGTTGATCCAAGCGCTGGAGACAACAGGCGAATATCAGTCAGCAGCTCCATGTCATGCTCCCTGCTCCAAACTCCAGACTGGGGTAACAAAAGCCAAGTCCAGGGCTGATAGATGGGTGGCGAGACCCTGGTGCTGTACACTGCACATAACCTAGACCTGACAACTGGAGAAACGAAACACAAGATTTAGTAGTGCAAGGACAGCTGGATGCCATGTTATTTCATGGCAGTGTGGTACAAATCAAGGATTATGTATCCAAAAAGAGTACATAGCAATAAGGCGTCCCTCTGTTGTGTAATCGATTATGCGCTTGACTGCTTCAGTAAGTTACACGTCAATATTGGCGTCGAGTTTTCATGAGCATCATCATGGATGGTACCAAGACACTTGATGTATTGTATATCTGTTTGCAGAGAATACAAGCCACTACATGATTCAAATGTCATAGACATCATCAGTTCTTGGCCGTTGGCAGTGCAAATTAGACTATTTCAGCAAGATCATCCAGAACAACAGCTGAGATTAGTTAGAGTTCGGCCCCCTTTTGACAAATTAACAAGCAGCCTTCACATGCTTTTCAGCAAGGATCATCCATCATTAAACTGACAGTTCCCGCCACAAATCCGGCTGTCTGGCCAAAAATCTAGACCAAATCTGCTCATGACGCAACACCTTCTTGTTAGTGACCATTCAGAACTGGTTGTCCTGTCACCTCTATCTTTAATAACGCCAATTCAGCCTCCTCTACCACGTTTGCAACGCTTCTGTTTTTTCTATTATAAACCAGTCCAGAAAGATTGGGGAACTCTGTTTCTTTATCACACTAATACACCGCAACACAAGCGAGGACGACATCAAATAATCGGTCTAAGCGTTGAGTGAGCTGTTCGGCGCATTTCAGAATTTACCATCTGATCCATACTTCTCATGATTCCACTCCTCCACCCAGATCCTTGATTTCCTTCTTGAAC
This Fusarium poae strain DAOMC 252244 chromosome 3, whole genome shotgun sequence DNA region includes the following protein-coding sequences:
- the PEX6 gene encoding peroxisomal assembly protein (BUSCO:1801at5125); translation: MASSSQLASTTVKRRNRRRRQDKPAIAAKLILDDHIKSDVGIVSEDIFRDLFPHLASAQLYQGATEDVHHIAIAPWQPNANPTESPWSIVPIIESSAIAPSTVRFSPSSASLQSFAVTLQQVAPSKLSSHSRGGIEILVLDVAPVPLETVFVSLESELTKRLENGEGTFYRDHPASSKEKGAGSTPDDRLVASLRAALSSLKVVHAGDLFPLPLPPHPLTHVPPNPGKIMLCEPVAQGVLTESTKIILMRGRVHTKQIRRVASMTASQQLNGLPEDEDDTSTDQFYSAAEDRDKSGMMTEDMESATETEPDMSDFENEDELSDDSMDDMISLQAPTLPTTNASGVSTLQPGTPMTVGTLRGRKTNGITTPGSVFSNFTATTARPDRPRGRLFKAQGLMEQIPADILHPKPSVEDDEEARIYVDVTSLSRIGCFSGDWVRIEAAEEPPANGFGAFGLGSFGQAEPEPAKWRPVRVYGLPEGYSQRPMTRIPSAKHGERRLSFFESQIQRPASPTAYASPILLANLDDAPYLRLAPLKKASYQGKGTIPRFTSAARPPYARDITIHHIRTPISAERAFQTAVLGGLKRYFAQKIRLVRSGDLIAVPVDAELGRTLQEMPGAGGSEVDDVMALTVGGQETGKQPSKFDSVAWFKVGHIQIQKSDEDEDGSAEAFWGSVACIDSSSVAMHGSGFETSRIPGIKQSTWQYYLGLKKTPKKPSETTPAPIQEPELSYVSPLRRQLRELIAAATSARAIHLKMPPVAVLLTSTHRNIGKSTLASGACSDMGLHTYTIDAYDILSEGSGSGSDVKTEGFLRTRAERAMSCGSDCCALLVQHIEALTADRIEATIKEILEDTRVLIATTNEVDKVPDGVRALFTHELEMTAPDEAERESILKTIISDRGVSLEPSIDLNSIALKTAALVAGDLVDVVERASIAQQSRLEQLSAKNTHDNTIITVRDVQVAGGPLARCLTKSDFEIAVEAARKNFSDSIGAPKIPNVTWDDVGGLNNVKEAVTETIQLPLERPELFAKGMKKRSGILFYGPPGTGKTLLAKAIATEYSLNFFSVKGPELLNMYIGESEANVRRVFQRARDARPCVVFFDELDSVAPKRGNQGDSGGVMDRIVSQLLAELDGMSGGDDGGGGVFVVGATNRPDLLDPALLRPGRFDKMLYLGVSDTNDKQQTILEALTRKFTLHPSVSLASVAEKLPFTYTGADFYALCSDAMLKAVTRQATAVDNKIRAINADPETHHPISTAYYFDHYATPEDIAVMVQEQDFLAANDELIPSVSAGELAHYEHVRATFEGVREKEKDDKPAPVQRAVSGASTSSKGKGKAVASGSSKGKGKGIALTSDDEIDEEDEVDDMNGQSKGKGKAPMGFQDGTASDDDGLY